In Drosophila suzukii chromosome Y, CBGP_Dsuzu_IsoJpt1.0, whole genome shotgun sequence, the following proteins share a genomic window:
- the LOC139353574 gene encoding uncharacterized protein: MGARWISYLRKRELEAILKEFSLEATGTVEEMRSRLSAFNNRDDHVLEIAERLQDCEAEITAALTDRKQRSPTPYPHPPGPTQLQVPALEGRGAADVVGDTEIHPVKREIFPRKSEMSAATLAEKLKNWGITFDGTTDPITFIQHLEERATAHEVDVEKMPQAIPGLLTDTAEHWFRTSQLLGKSWTNFKKAFLDFFLPPRYFQRLEDERVRDPSVCRSITNRSTEFHTTGQTTTHPSHSFTISSSSGEQVNGAELQSCLQELCPGGSPFSYMSQSHSPLLLGLWSQRSTHSRVLPSYPAGKREESSPELGEILQVQSSRNIAQVQIEGQEFNATIDTGASRSFVSERVVQRVGTPHNVRSVHTHVRNNLFRRNHATVSAEPVEEGRAPSPVRPGYTPDTGGALAAITANAEQEELEPWVNKFLQEELAKFEGLTGVSNIAEHTITMRDDKPIKQRYFPKNPAMQRIIDEQIDELLRNDCIEPSRSPHSAPIVLVGKKSGEMRLCVDFRQLNAHSIPDAYPLPRITHIWERLRHAKYISTLDLKSGYWQIPVAESSRECTAFTVPRRGLYHWKMMPFGLHSAPATFQRALDSVIGPDMEPNAFAYLDDIIIIGRTLEEHVQHLQEVFRRLRKANLRLNAKKCSFFKRSLVYLGHVISEEGIHTDPDKISAVRRLSPPTTCKELRRFVPNFASVVQPMSLLLKKGKKWQW, from the coding sequence ATGGGGGCGCGTTGGATTTCGTATCTCCGGAAGCGGGAATTGGAGGCGATTCTGAAGGAGTTTTCCTTGGAAGCAACCGGAACAGTTGAGGAAATGAGGAGCCGGCTGTCTGCTTTTAATAATCGGGACGACCACGTGCTGGAGATAGCCGAGCGGCTACAGGATTGCGAAGCGGAAATTACAGCCGCCCTAACGGATAGGAAGCAGCGTTCACCGACTCCGTACCCACACCCACCGGGTCCAACACAGCTTCAGGTGCCAGCACTGGAAGGCCGAGGTGCCGCCGATGTAGTCGGAGACACGGAGATCCATCCGGTCAAGCGGGAAATTTTTCCCAGGAAATCAGAGATGTCCGCAGCCACGCTAGCGGAAAAGCTGAAGAATTGGGGAATCACTTTTGACGGGACCACGGACCCCATAACCTTCATCCAACACCTCGAGGAACGAGCCACCGCACACGAAGTTGACGTGGAGAAGATGCCGCAGGCCATCCCTGGTCTTTTGACGGATACAGCTGAGCACTGGTTTCGGACAAGCCAGCTGCTAGGAAAATCTTGGACGAACTTTAAGAAGGCGTTTCTTGActtctttctgccacccagGTACTTTCAGCGACTCGAGGATGAACGAGTACGAGATCCCAGCGTATGCAGGAGCATCACCAATAGGTCAACAGAATTTCACACGACCGGCCAGACGACCACCCACCCCAGCCACAGTTTTACAATCAGTTCCTCGAGTGGGGAACAGGTCAATGGTGCCGAACTTCAGTCTTGCTTGCAGGAATTGTGCCCAGGAGGGTCACCGTTTAGCTACATGTCGCAATCCCATAGTCCTCTTTTGTTGGGATTGTGGTCGCAGAGGAGTACGCACTCTCGAGTGTTGCCGTCGTACCCAGCCGGGAAACGAGAGGAGTCTTCCCCGGAATTAGGAGAAATCTTACAGGTTCAGTCGAGCAGAAATATCGCGCAGGTGCAAATCGAGGGTCAGGAGTTTAACGCTACCATAGACACCGGAGCTAGCAGAAGCTTCGTGAGCGAACGAGTTGTTCAACGTGTAGGGACGCCACATAACGTACGGTCGGTACACACACACGTGcgaaataatttatttcgaCGGAATCATGCTACTGTTTCAGCGGAACCAGTAGAGGAAGGGCGAGCGCCTTCCCCAGTCAGACCAGGATACACGCCTGACACTGGAGGAGCACTAGCCGCAATCACCGCAAACGCCGAGCAAGAAGAATTAGAACCCTGGGTAAACAAATTCCTACAGGAGGAATTGGCCAAATTCGAAGGATTGACGGGAGTGTCAAATATCGCTGAGCATACGATCACGATGCGAGATGATAAGCCCATCAAACAGAGGTATTTTCCTAAGAATCCCGCGATGCAGAGGATTATCGATGAGCAGATCGACGAACTGCTACGCAACGACTGTATAGAGCCTTCTCGGAGCCCCCACAGCGCCCCTATTGTACTCGTGGGCAAGAAATCTGGAGAGATGCGACTATGTGTAGATTTTCGACAACTAAATGCCCATTCTATTCCAGATGCATACCCGCTGCCAAGGATAACACACATCTGGGAGCGTCTGCGCCATGCCAAGTACATATCGACGCTCGATTTGAAGAGCGGATATTGGCAAATCCCTGTAGCCGAGTCCAGCCGCGAGTGCACAGCATTTACAGTCCCCAGGAGGGGCTTGTACCACTGGAAAATGATGCCGTTTGGCCTCCACTCAGCACCAGCCACATTCCAGCGGGCGCTCGACAGCGTCATAGGACCGGACATGGAGCCCAACGCGTTCGCGTATTTGGatgacatcatcatcatcggccGCACTCTGGAGGAGCATGTGCAGCATCTACAAGAAGTATTTCGACGGCTACGAAAGGCGAACCTTCGTCTCAACGCGAAGAAATGCAGTTTCTTTAAGCGCAGCCTGGTGTACTTGGGACACGTCATCAGTGAGGAGGGAATTCACACGGATCCCGACAAGATTTCGGCAGTACGGCGACTGAGTCCGCCCACCACATGCAAGGAGTTGAGGAGATTTGTACCCAACTTTGCCAGCGTAGTGCAGCCCATGTCTTTGCTACTCAAGAAAGGAAAGAAATGGCAATGGTAG
- the LOC139353624 gene encoding activity-regulated cytoskeleton associated protein 2-like — protein MPQAIPGLLTDTAEHWFRTSQLLGKSWTNFKKAFLDFFLPPRYFQRLEDEIRTRDQRRGEAFKQYLVNIRLMMHRAGYNAEQELDRIYENLQPEYQMYARRHDFTTLEQLTTLAVNYEVTRDRSTGSHARMLAEPQPAPRRNEYEIPAGVRTLECCRRTQPGNERSLPRN, from the exons ATGCCGCAGGCCATCCCTGGTCTTTTGACGGATACAGCTGAGCACTGGTTTCGGACAAGCCAGCTGCTAGGAAAATCTTGGACGAACTTCAAGAAGGCGTTTCTTGActtctttctgccacccagGTACTTTCAGCGACTCGAGGATGAGATCCGCACCAGAGATCAGCGACGGGGAGAGGCTTTCAAACAATACCTAGTCAACATCAGACTCATGATGCACAGAGCGGGGTATAATGCAGAGCAGGAGTTGGACCGGATCTATGAAAATCTCCAACCGGAGTACCAGATGTACGCAAGGAGGCACGACTTCACCACTTTGGAGCAACTTACCACTTTAGCGGTAAACTACGAGGTCACCCGCGATCGGAGCACAGGAAGCCATGCCAGAATGTTGGCCGAACCACAACCAGCGCCTAGAAGGAACGAGTACGAGATTCCAGC AGGAGTACGCACTCTCGAGTGTTGCCGTCGTACCCAGCCGGGAAACGAGAGGAGTCTTCCCCGGAATTAG